One window from the genome of Sulfuricaulis sp. encodes:
- a CDS encoding phosphatase PAP2 family protein: MQPAGTRLSNPVPNNLRELWWLAGALALIFLLARYTPLDHALTGLFYDPATRGFPLRDAAFWAVIMHTGLKYLSVAAWFALLAYWITLRGHRSRQPLRRAIGFTLLVALLASLSVSSLRALSAHSCPWELSLFGGTADYFRFFDAVPLNPGSGRCAPSGHAASGFVWLTAWIALRGVDRTKARFALVFALALGFLTGLTQLARGAHFLSHVLLTAWVCFAAAWVCDWAYRMWGKKRNN, translated from the coding sequence GTGCAGCCAGCCGGCACGCGTCTGTCCAACCCTGTTCCCAATAACCTTCGTGAACTGTGGTGGTTGGCGGGTGCGTTGGCGCTGATTTTTTTGCTTGCCCGCTACACCCCGCTAGACCATGCCCTGACCGGTCTTTTCTATGATCCCGCCACGCGTGGTTTTCCCCTGCGCGACGCGGCCTTCTGGGCGGTGATCATGCATACCGGGCTCAAGTACCTGAGCGTGGCGGCATGGTTCGCGTTGCTGGCGTACTGGATCACTCTCCGGGGTCACCGATCCCGGCAGCCATTGCGCCGGGCCATCGGGTTCACGCTGCTGGTGGCGCTGCTGGCCTCACTTTCCGTTTCATCCCTGCGCGCGCTTTCCGCGCACAGCTGCCCGTGGGAATTAAGCCTGTTTGGCGGAACCGCCGATTATTTCCGCTTCTTCGATGCCGTGCCTCTGAATCCCGGCTCAGGTCGTTGCGCCCCGAGCGGGCATGCCGCGTCCGGATTCGTCTGGCTCACTGCCTGGATCGCCCTGCGCGGCGTCGATCGCACGAAGGCGCGTTTCGCGCTGGTGTTCGCTCTGGCACTTGGTTTTCTGACCGGCCTGACCCAGCTCGCGCGCGGCGCGCACTTTCTTTCGCACGTACTGCTCACGGCGTGGGTGTGTTTCGCTGCTGCCTGGGTGTGTGACTGGGCATACAGGATGTGGGGCAAGAAACGCAATAATTAA
- a CDS encoding Dabb family protein yields the protein MPLIHAADLLDHARNMGYRVPAFELTNLDHIVPIVEAAEHTATPVILIFSAESGRSFTPALAAAVAAARETAIPVVIEARTSSDSDVVAGAIRGGANSILLSQAADTPPEQVETAIQLASASGVPLFVSCDTSTSTHYRDYRRLPASHKTAYAEAERGLVESSGNGRAAQALAACRPWLEVEHLIVYNVKDGCDVRFVEKMMAHGRTVLSAIPGVRRVFTGRALRRDDRYQYCWLVRFANPAVVASYRDHPDHVAFANTQFRPVAADRISIDFESAE from the coding sequence ATGCCACTGATACATGCTGCTGACCTGCTCGATCACGCTCGTAACATGGGCTACCGCGTACCCGCCTTTGAACTGACGAACCTGGATCACATTGTTCCCATCGTCGAGGCGGCGGAGCACACCGCCACGCCGGTGATACTGATATTTTCAGCCGAGTCCGGGCGCTCGTTCACCCCGGCGCTGGCCGCCGCAGTTGCCGCCGCGCGCGAAACGGCGATACCGGTGGTGATAGAGGCGCGTACGTCGTCAGATAGCGATGTCGTTGCCGGCGCCATCCGCGGCGGCGCCAACAGCATCTTGCTCAGCCAGGCGGCCGACACGCCACCAGAACAGGTCGAGACGGCGATACAGCTTGCGAGTGCCAGCGGAGTGCCGCTATTTGTTTCGTGCGACACCTCCACGTCGACCCACTACCGGGATTACCGCCGGTTACCAGCCTCTCACAAAACTGCCTATGCCGAGGCTGAACGTGGCCTTGTCGAGTCCAGTGGGAACGGACGTGCCGCGCAAGCGCTTGCTGCTTGTCGGCCCTGGCTCGAGGTCGAGCACCTCATCGTCTACAACGTCAAGGATGGCTGTGACGTACGCTTCGTCGAGAAAATGATGGCCCACGGCCGCACAGTGCTCAGCGCCATTCCCGGCGTGCGGCGCGTGTTCACCGGCCGCGCCTTGCGTCGCGACGACCGTTATCAATATTGCTGGCTGGTGCGCTTCGCGAATCCAGCCGTGGTAGCTAGCTACCGTGACCATCCGGATCACGTCGCCTTTGCCAATACGCAGTTCCGACCCGTCGCCGCCGACCGGATCAGTATTGATTTCGAATCCGCGGAATAG
- a CDS encoding TerC family protein: MMSIGTPLMWMLFAAFVVVALLVDFLAMNKQGAHKVSMGEAAVWSLIWVAVSFVFVGLLWWYLGGLGGDEAARGMANVKALEFVTGYLVEKALAVDNIFVFLLVFTYFAVPGEFQKRVLMVGILGALVLRALMIFGGAWLIARFDWVLYLFGAFLVFTGIKMWWAAGQEPDLESNPALKWIRRHMRISPDLDGEKFFTRLDGARVATPLFVVILLIGIVDVVFAVDSIPAIFAITTDPFIVLTSNVFAILGLRAMYFLLAGMHEKFHLLSYGLAIVLILIGGKMLLVDIYHVPVAWSLVATVVVLAATMVLSLYIPVKGYTGSAYPFKAKHDKGGDKAKK; encoded by the coding sequence ATGATGAGTATCGGCACACCGCTGATGTGGATGCTGTTCGCGGCCTTCGTGGTCGTGGCGCTGCTGGTCGATTTCCTCGCCATGAACAAGCAGGGCGCGCACAAGGTCTCGATGGGCGAGGCCGCGGTATGGTCGCTGATCTGGGTCGCGGTGTCGTTCGTGTTCGTCGGCCTGCTGTGGTGGTACCTCGGCGGCCTGGGCGGCGACGAAGCAGCGCGTGGCATGGCCAACGTCAAGGCGCTTGAGTTCGTCACCGGCTACCTCGTCGAGAAGGCGCTGGCGGTGGACAACATCTTCGTGTTCCTGCTGGTGTTCACCTATTTCGCGGTGCCGGGGGAATTCCAGAAGCGCGTGCTGATGGTCGGCATCCTCGGTGCGCTGGTATTGCGCGCGCTCATGATCTTCGGCGGCGCCTGGCTGATCGCACGCTTTGACTGGGTGCTGTACCTGTTCGGCGCGTTCCTGGTGTTCACCGGCATCAAGATGTGGTGGGCCGCCGGGCAAGAGCCGGATCTGGAATCGAACCCGGCGCTGAAGTGGATCCGCCGTCACATGCGCATATCGCCGGACCTGGACGGCGAGAAGTTCTTCACACGCCTCGACGGCGCCAGAGTGGCCACGCCGCTGTTCGTGGTGATCCTGCTGATCGGGATTGTCGATGTCGTGTTCGCCGTGGATTCCATCCCGGCGATTTTCGCGATCACCACCGACCCGTTCATCGTCCTGACATCGAATGTCTTCGCCATCCTCGGCCTGCGCGCGATGTACTTCCTGCTCGCCGGCATGCACGAGAAATTTCATCTGCTCAGCTACGGCCTGGCGATTGTGCTGATCCTGATCGGCGGCAAGATGCTGCTGGTCGACATTTATCATGTCCCGGTGGCCTGGTCACTGGTGGCCACGGTCGTCGTGCTGGCCGCGACCATGGTGCTGTCGCTCTACATCCCGGTCAAGGGTTACACGGGCAGTGCTTACCCCTTCAAGGCCAAGCACGACAAGGGCGGGGACAAGGCGAAGAAATAG
- a CDS encoding ribulose bisphosphate carboxylase small subunit: protein MMTNQGNRITQGQFSFLPDLTDAQITAQIKYALSKGWALGVEYTDDPHPRNTYWEMFGRPMFDLKDPAGILMEINNCRKTFPNHYIRVTAFSAVRGIESVTMSYIVNRPKKEPGFGLVRQETSGRTMRYTIHSYATDKPENERY from the coding sequence ATGATGACCAATCAAGGTAATCGCATCACACAAGGGCAGTTTTCGTTTCTGCCCGACCTGACGGATGCGCAGATCACCGCCCAAATCAAGTACGCCCTGAGCAAGGGCTGGGCGCTGGGCGTGGAGTACACCGACGATCCGCACCCGCGCAACACCTATTGGGAAATGTTCGGCAGACCGATGTTCGACCTGAAAGATCCCGCCGGGATTTTAATGGAGATCAACAACTGCCGTAAGACATTCCCGAATCACTACATCCGCGTCACCGCGTTCAGTGCCGTGCGTGGAATAGAGAGCGTGACCATGTCGTACATCGTGAATCGTCCCAAAAAAGAGCCGGGCTTCGGTCTGGTGCGCCAGGAAACGAGTGGCCGTACCATGCGTTACACCATTCATTCTTACGCCACCGACAAGCCAGAGAATGAGCGCTATTAA
- a CDS encoding LTA synthase family protein, producing MTQGSLHESPSRLAEKGLLLFVALLMLVALGIFTATRIVLALYTGMDSVPLSGWPRFLFFGLWFDVATLCYLLVPFLLYEAAFGNRWRPSGWQRWVRYGVFWFVTAALLFNALAELLFWIEFETRFNFIAVDYLVYTREVIGNIRESYPVSLLLLAVAGLAALLTWALRGPLARAFGVRLARGARRRLLLAAVLLPFASGLLANVDQMYGHGNNYVEELSGNGLFTFMAAFRRNVLDYERWYVTMPQDKADRILHDLGVERVPLSVLLKKRHTVPEALEPTPDFLLRRPRHIVLITVESLSAEYLGSYGSKQGLTPRLDDLARQGVQFDRVLATGTRTVRGLEALSLGTPPVPGQAIVRRPHNEHLTTIGEMLEHLGFTTSFVYGGYGYFDNMNAYFAGNDYITHDRTDFPKESVIFENVWGVADEVLFNNALPLLDKTGSNGKRFFMHIMTTSNHRPYTYPDGRIDIPSPGGREGGVKYTDYAIGQFIAQARRHPWFDDTLFVIIADHCASVSGKTELPVAKYHIPLILYGPKIVKPSRFSRMVSQIDVPPTLFAMLGVEGDDHYFGNPVHEQTLTGERAFISNYQSLGYYKHDILTVLKPKRKIESYRIDPKTFEATPAPISETLRDEAIAYYQTASLAFKRDKLKAPGY from the coding sequence ATGACGCAAGGAAGCCTGCACGAATCGCCTTCGAGGTTGGCTGAGAAGGGGCTGCTGTTGTTCGTCGCGTTGCTGATGCTGGTCGCGCTCGGAATTTTCACCGCGACCCGGATCGTACTGGCGCTCTATACGGGCATGGACAGCGTCCCGCTGTCTGGCTGGCCGCGTTTCCTCTTCTTCGGGCTGTGGTTCGATGTCGCCACCCTGTGTTATCTGCTGGTGCCGTTTCTGTTGTACGAAGCCGCGTTCGGAAACCGCTGGCGACCGTCAGGCTGGCAGCGCTGGGTGCGCTACGGGGTGTTCTGGTTCGTGACGGCGGCGCTGTTGTTCAACGCCCTGGCCGAACTGCTGTTCTGGATCGAGTTTGAAACGCGCTTCAATTTCATTGCCGTGGATTATCTCGTGTACACGCGCGAGGTCATCGGCAATATCCGCGAGTCTTATCCAGTATCGCTGTTGCTGCTGGCTGTGGCGGGGCTGGCCGCCCTGTTGACCTGGGCGCTGCGCGGCCCGCTGGCGCGTGCGTTCGGCGTGCGCCTCGCACGCGGTGCACGCCGCCGCCTGCTGTTGGCCGCCGTACTTCTGCCGTTTGCCAGCGGCCTGCTCGCCAACGTCGACCAGATGTATGGCCACGGCAACAATTACGTTGAGGAGCTTTCCGGGAACGGCCTGTTTACTTTCATGGCCGCGTTTCGGCGCAATGTACTCGATTACGAGCGCTGGTATGTCACGATGCCGCAGGATAAAGCGGACCGTATCCTGCATGACCTCGGTGTCGAGCGCGTACCGCTTTCGGTCCTGCTCAAAAAACGCCACACGGTTCCCGAGGCACTGGAACCTACCCCCGATTTTCTCCTTCGCCGGCCGCGCCATATCGTGTTGATCACGGTCGAGAGCCTGTCCGCGGAATATCTCGGCAGTTACGGCTCGAAACAGGGCCTGACGCCACGCCTTGACGACCTGGCGCGCCAAGGCGTGCAGTTCGACCGCGTGCTGGCCACGGGTACCCGCACGGTGCGCGGGCTGGAGGCGCTGTCGCTGGGCACGCCGCCGGTGCCGGGGCAGGCCATCGTGCGCCGGCCCCACAACGAGCATCTCACCACGATCGGCGAAATGCTCGAGCATCTGGGTTTCACGACTTCTTTCGTGTATGGCGGTTACGGCTACTTCGATAACATGAATGCTTATTTCGCCGGCAATGACTACATCACCCACGACCGCACGGACTTCCCCAAGGAGTCGGTAATTTTCGAGAACGTCTGGGGTGTGGCCGACGAAGTCCTGTTCAACAATGCTTTGCCCCTGCTCGACAAGACCGGAAGTAACGGCAAGCGTTTTTTCATGCACATAATGACGACCTCCAATCACCGCCCCTATACCTACCCGGACGGGCGTATCGATATTCCCTCGCCCGGCGGGCGCGAGGGCGGAGTCAAGTACACGGACTACGCCATCGGCCAGTTCATCGCGCAGGCGCGCCGGCATCCCTGGTTTGACGACACGCTGTTCGTGATCATCGCCGATCACTGCGCCTCGGTCTCCGGCAAGACTGAGCTGCCGGTGGCGAAATACCATATCCCGCTCATTCTCTACGGTCCCAAGATCGTCAAACCGAGCCGCTTTTCACGAATGGTTTCGCAGATCGACGTGCCGCCCACTCTTTTTGCCATGCTCGGAGTGGAAGGCGACGATCATTATTTCGGCAACCCGGTTCACGAGCAGACGTTGACGGGAGAACGCGCGTTCATCAGCAATTATCAATCGCTCGGTTATTACAAGCACGACATCCTCACCGTGCTCAAACCCAAGCGCAAAATAGAAAGTTACCGAATCGATCCGAAGACCTTCGAAGCCACGCCCGCGCCGATCAGCGAGACGTTGCGCGACGAGGCCATCGCCTACTACCAGACGGCCTCCCTGGCTTTCAAGCGCGACAAACTCAAGGCGCCGGGCTACTGA
- a CDS encoding CPCC family cysteine-rich protein has translation MHRTKYPCPCCGHQVYLHQPGNHEKCPICLWEDDLAQLRFPRMPGSANHVSLEQGQQNFAELGVAERRYRGEGRTPFEEEPRDSSWRPLDPSHDNIEEPTRGVDYANSYPLADTTVLYYWRKTYWRKLAS, from the coding sequence ATGCATCGCACCAAATATCCCTGCCCGTGCTGCGGGCATCAGGTGTATCTGCACCAGCCTGGCAATCACGAGAAATGCCCTATTTGCCTGTGGGAAGACGATCTCGCGCAGCTGCGGTTTCCGCGCATGCCGGGCAGCGCCAATCACGTTTCACTCGAACAGGGTCAGCAGAACTTCGCGGAACTGGGTGTCGCCGAACGACGTTACCGCGGCGAAGGACGCACGCCCTTCGAGGAAGAACCGCGCGATTCCAGCTGGCGCCCGCTCGACCCGTCGCATGACAATATCGAAGAGCCGACACGCGGCGTGGATTACGCGAATTCCTACCCCCTGGCCGATACCACCGTCCTTTACTATTGGCGCAAAACCTACTGGCGCAAGCTCGCGAGCTGA
- a CDS encoding ribulose-bisphosphate carboxylase large subunit, with the protein MGKTETGGELKGAERYKSGVIPYKKMGYWEPDYKIKDTDVLAMFRMTPQEGVDADECAAAVAGESSTATWTVVWTDRLTACEMYRAKAYRVDPVPNTGPGTKTEQQYFAYIAYDIDLFEGNSIANLTASIIGNVFGMKAVKALRLEDMRIPVAYLKTFQGPATGVVVERERMDKFGRPLLGATTKPKLGLSGRNYGRVVYEALKGGLDFMKDDENINSQSFMHWRDRFLYCMDAVNKASAATGEVKGHYMNVTAGTVEEMIERAEFAKNLGSIIIMIDLVIGYSAIQTMAIWARKNDMILHLHRAGNSTYSRQKNHGMAFRVICKWMRMAGVDHIHAGTVVGKLEGDPMMIRGYYDTLLDTHTPMQLEKGIFFEQDWASLNKCMPVASGGIHAGQMHQLLHYLGDDVVLQFGGGTIGHPDGIQAGAIANRTALEVMIQARNEGRDIWSEGPKILQDAAKWCGPLKAGLDTWKDVTFNYASTDSPDFVATPTASV; encoded by the coding sequence ATGGGTAAAACAGAGACAGGTGGCGAACTTAAAGGCGCCGAGCGTTATAAATCCGGCGTCATTCCCTACAAGAAAATGGGCTATTGGGAGCCCGACTACAAGATCAAGGATACCGACGTGCTCGCGATGTTCCGCATGACCCCGCAAGAGGGTGTGGACGCCGACGAATGCGCCGCTGCCGTGGCCGGCGAATCCTCCACCGCCACATGGACAGTGGTTTGGACGGACCGTTTGACCGCCTGCGAAATGTATCGCGCCAAGGCCTACCGCGTGGACCCGGTTCCCAATACGGGCCCCGGCACCAAGACGGAACAGCAGTACTTCGCCTATATCGCCTATGACATCGATTTGTTCGAAGGCAATTCGATCGCCAACCTGACCGCCTCCATTATCGGCAACGTGTTCGGCATGAAGGCCGTGAAGGCCTTGCGCCTGGAAGACATGCGCATCCCGGTTGCTTACCTGAAGACTTTCCAGGGTCCCGCGACCGGCGTCGTCGTCGAACGCGAGCGCATGGACAAGTTTGGCCGTCCGTTGCTGGGTGCCACCACCAAGCCGAAGCTGGGCCTGTCCGGCCGCAACTATGGCCGCGTGGTGTACGAAGCCTTGAAGGGTGGTTTGGACTTCATGAAGGACGACGAGAACATCAACTCGCAGTCGTTCATGCACTGGCGTGACCGCTTCCTGTATTGCATGGACGCCGTGAACAAGGCTTCCGCTGCAACGGGCGAAGTGAAAGGCCACTACATGAACGTGACCGCCGGCACCGTGGAAGAAATGATTGAACGCGCCGAGTTCGCCAAGAACCTGGGTTCGATCATCATCATGATCGACCTCGTGATCGGCTACAGCGCCATTCAGACCATGGCGATCTGGGCACGCAAGAACGACATGATCCTGCACCTGCACCGTGCCGGTAACTCGACCTACTCACGCCAGAAGAATCACGGCATGGCCTTCCGCGTTATTTGCAAGTGGATGCGCATGGCCGGTGTGGATCACATCCACGCAGGCACCGTCGTCGGCAAGCTGGAAGGCGACCCGATGATGATTCGTGGCTACTACGATACCTTGCTCGATACCCACACCCCGATGCAGCTCGAAAAAGGCATCTTCTTCGAACAGGACTGGGCGTCGCTGAACAAGTGCATGCCGGTGGCTTCCGGCGGTATTCATGCGGGCCAGATGCACCAGTTGCTGCACTACCTGGGTGACGACGTGGTTCTGCAATTCGGCGGCGGCACCATTGGCCATCCGGATGGCATTCAGGCCGGTGCCATTGCCAACCGTACCGCGCTGGAAGTCATGATCCAGGCGCGTAACGAAGGCCGCGACATCTGGAGCGAAGGCCCGAAGATACTGCAAGACGCCGCCAAGTGGTGTGGCCCACTCAAAGCCGGTCTGGATACGTGGAAGGACGTTACCTTCAATTACGCCTCCACCGACAGCCCGGACTTCGTGGCAACGCCCACGGCCAGCGTTTAA
- a CDS encoding lipocalin family protein → MKKLFMVLTLLLTACVGIPKGVQPVGNFKLDRYLGKWYEIARRDHRFERGLSRITAEYSLRDDGGVRVLNRGYSAEDKEWKEAEGKAYFVEGADKGYLKVSFFWLFYGSYVVFELDHEHYQYALVSGPDKSYLWILSRTPEMKPDVKDKLIAKANALGFDTSKLIFVDH, encoded by the coding sequence ATGAAAAAATTATTCATGGTTCTCACCTTGCTCCTCACCGCCTGCGTCGGCATCCCCAAAGGCGTCCAGCCCGTCGGGAATTTCAAACTCGACCGCTACCTCGGCAAGTGGTACGAAATCGCGCGGCGGGATCATCGTTTCGAACGCGGCCTCAGCCGGATAACGGCCGAGTACAGCCTGCGCGACGATGGCGGCGTGCGGGTGCTGAACCGCGGCTATTCCGCGGAAGACAAGGAATGGAAAGAAGCCGAGGGCAAGGCCTATTTCGTGGAAGGTGCCGACAAGGGTTATCTGAAGGTTTCCTTCTTCTGGTTGTTTTACGGGTCCTATGTCGTGTTCGAGCTCGACCACGAGCATTATCAATACGCGCTGGTGTCCGGCCCCGACAAATCCTATTTATGGATTCTGTCCCGCACCCCGGAAATGAAACCGGACGTCAAAGACAAACTTATTGCCAAGGCGAATGCCTTGGGTTTTGATACCAGCAAGCTGATATTCGTGGATCATTAA
- a CDS encoding LysR family transcriptional regulator: protein MHLTLRQLKVFESVARHLNFTRAAEELFLTQPAVSMQVKLLETHLGLALFEQLGKSVHLTEAGQEVLGYARNISQQLDELEAVLNRMKGLAGGKLRISVATTANYFIPTLLGTFSRRFPEITVSLDVTNREILLQQLSENTVDLVIMGQPPAEADVKAADFMENPLVIVAPPEHALAKQKKIPLKRLQDEVFLVREPGSGTRIAMERFFTEREIQLKTGMEVGSNEAIKQSVQAGLGLGLLSRATIEQELELKRLVELDVAEFPIMRHWYMVHRKGKRLSGVAEAFKDFMLKEARALIGVVTPSPTSPGQRKRR, encoded by the coding sequence TTGCACCTGACGCTGCGCCAACTCAAGGTCTTTGAATCCGTCGCACGGCATCTGAACTTTACCCGCGCAGCCGAAGAGCTTTTTCTCACCCAGCCGGCCGTGTCCATGCAGGTGAAACTGCTCGAGACACATCTGGGGCTGGCCCTCTTCGAGCAACTGGGGAAGAGCGTCCATCTTACGGAGGCGGGCCAGGAGGTACTCGGCTATGCGCGCAATATTTCCCAACAACTGGACGAACTTGAAGCGGTTCTGAACCGGATGAAGGGACTGGCCGGTGGAAAGCTGCGCATTTCCGTGGCCACCACGGCCAACTACTTCATCCCCACCCTGCTCGGGACTTTCTCGCGTCGTTTCCCGGAGATAACGGTCAGCCTGGATGTCACCAACCGCGAAATCCTGCTGCAACAGCTTTCGGAAAATACCGTGGACCTCGTCATCATGGGCCAGCCACCGGCCGAGGCCGATGTCAAAGCTGCGGACTTCATGGAAAACCCGCTGGTCATTGTCGCGCCCCCGGAACATGCATTGGCGAAGCAGAAAAAAATACCGCTGAAGCGCCTGCAGGACGAGGTCTTTCTCGTGCGCGAACCGGGCTCCGGCACGCGCATCGCCATGGAGCGCTTCTTCACCGAGCGTGAAATTCAGCTTAAAACAGGCATGGAAGTCGGCAGCAACGAGGCCATCAAACAAAGCGTGCAGGCAGGGCTGGGCTTGGGGCTGCTATCACGCGCCACGATTGAACAGGAACTGGAGCTGAAGCGGTTGGTGGAGCTGGACGTCGCCGAGTTTCCCATCATGCGCCACTGGTACATGGTGCACCGCAAGGGTAAACGCCTCTCGGGCGTGGCCGAGGCATTCAAAGATTTCATGCTCAAGGAGGCACGCGCATTAATCGGGGTGGTGACACCGTCACCCACTTCTCCGGGTCAGCGGAAACGGCGCTGA
- the fba gene encoding class II fructose-bisphosphate aldolase (catalyzes the reversible aldol condensation of dihydroxyacetonephosphate and glyceraldehyde 3-phosphate in the Calvin cycle, glycolysis, and/or gluconeogenesis): MALVTLRQLLDHAAEHTYGVPAFNVNNMEQMRAIMEAAHETDSPVIVQASAGARKYAGAPFLRHLILAAIEEWPHIPVCMHQDHGSSPAVCQRSIQLGFSSVMMDGSLKEDMKTPASYEYNVDVTKRVVDMAHACGVSVEGELGCLGSLETGMAGEEDGSGAEGKLDHSQLLTDPDEAADFVKKTKVDALAIAIGTSHGAYKFTRPPTGDILAIERIKAIHKRIPNTHLVMHGSSSVPQEWLKIINTYGGDMGETYGVPVEEIVQGIKHGVRKVNIDTDLRMSSTGAVRKFLAENKKEFDPRKWLAASTKGMKEICKARYEIFGCAGQASKIKPLSLEAMTTRYTKGELDPKVN; this comes from the coding sequence ATGGCACTCGTAACCCTGCGTCAACTGCTGGATCACGCCGCGGAACACACCTATGGCGTCCCGGCCTTCAACGTCAACAACATGGAACAGATGCGCGCCATCATGGAAGCGGCGCACGAGACCGACAGCCCGGTGATCGTGCAGGCCTCGGCCGGCGCACGCAAGTACGCGGGCGCGCCGTTCCTGCGCCACCTGATTCTGGCGGCGATTGAAGAGTGGCCGCATATCCCGGTGTGCATGCACCAGGACCACGGTTCGAGCCCGGCGGTATGCCAGCGCTCCATCCAGCTCGGCTTCTCCTCCGTCATGATGGACGGCTCGCTGAAAGAAGACATGAAGACCCCGGCCAGCTATGAGTACAACGTTGACGTCACCAAGCGTGTCGTCGACATGGCGCACGCTTGCGGCGTCTCCGTGGAAGGCGAGCTCGGTTGTCTCGGTTCTCTTGAGACCGGCATGGCCGGTGAAGAGGACGGTTCCGGCGCCGAGGGCAAGCTCGATCATTCGCAGCTCCTGACCGACCCGGACGAGGCGGCGGATTTTGTGAAGAAGACCAAGGTCGACGCCCTCGCCATCGCCATCGGCACCAGCCACGGCGCCTACAAGTTCACCCGTCCACCCACCGGCGACATTCTCGCCATCGAGCGCATCAAGGCCATTCACAAACGCATCCCGAACACGCATCTGGTGATGCACGGTTCGAGCTCGGTGCCGCAGGAATGGCTGAAGATCATCAACACCTACGGCGGTGACATGGGCGAGACCTATGGCGTGCCCGTGGAAGAAATCGTGCAGGGCATCAAGCACGGTGTGCGCAAGGTCAATATCGACACCGATCTGCGCATGTCCTCGACCGGCGCCGTGCGCAAATTTCTTGCCGAAAACAAAAAGGAATTCGACCCGCGCAAGTGGCTCGCTGCCTCGACCAAGGGCATGAAGGAAATCTGCAAGGCGCGCTATGAAATATTCGGTTGCGCCGGCCAGGCGTCCAAGATCAAGCCGCTTTCGCTTGAGGCCATGACCACCCGCTACACCAAGGGCGAACTCGATCCCAAAGTGAACTGA
- the cbbX gene encoding CbbX protein — protein MSPNDSKTTTNDVHVDLDAEFQASNIQELLDQLDAELIGLKPVKTRIRETAALLLVDRVRQKMGLTAGAPSLHMCFTGNPGTGKTTVAMRMGEILKRLGYVREGHLVTVTRDDLVGQYIGHTAPKTKEVIKKAMGGVLFIDEAYYLYKPENERDYGAESIEILLQVMENNRDDLVVILAGYKDRMDKFFHSNPGMRSRVAHHIDFPDYSPGELLSIAKLMLADQNYRFSAESEKAFGEYIKLRMKLEHFANARSVRNALDRARLRQANRLFLGAKKNLSKIDLMTLEAEDILASRVFKEGALDLDGDEGADRS, from the coding sequence ATGTCGCCGAACGATTCCAAAACCACGACGAACGATGTCCATGTCGATCTCGACGCCGAATTTCAGGCCTCGAATATCCAGGAACTGCTCGATCAGCTCGATGCCGAGCTAATCGGTTTAAAACCCGTCAAGACCCGCATCCGCGAGACCGCAGCGCTGCTGCTGGTCGATCGCGTGCGCCAGAAAATGGGCCTGACCGCCGGCGCGCCCAGCCTGCACATGTGTTTCACCGGCAATCCCGGCACCGGCAAGACCACGGTGGCCATGCGCATGGGTGAAATCCTCAAGCGCCTCGGTTATGTGCGCGAGGGCCATCTGGTTACCGTCACGCGCGACGATCTGGTTGGCCAATATATCGGCCACACTGCGCCCAAGACCAAGGAAGTCATCAAGAAGGCCATGGGCGGCGTGCTGTTCATCGACGAGGCCTATTATCTCTACAAGCCCGAGAACGAGCGTGACTACGGCGCGGAATCCATTGAGATCCTGCTGCAGGTCATGGAAAACAACCGCGACGATCTGGTTGTGATCCTGGCGGGCTACAAGGACCGCATGGACAAGTTTTTCCACAGCAACCCGGGCATGCGCTCGCGTGTCGCGCACCACATCGACTTCCCGGACTACAGCCCGGGCGAATTGCTTAGCATCGCCAAGCTCATGCTGGCGGATCAGAATTACCGTTTCAGCGCCGAGAGCGAAAAGGCGTTCGGTGAATACATCAAGCTGCGCATGAAGCTCGAACATTTCGCCAATGCGCGCTCGGTGCGCAATGCGTTGGACCGCGCGCGTCTGCGCCAGGCCAATCGCCTGTTCCTCGGGGCCAAGAAAAATCTCTCCAAGATCGACCTCATGACACTCGAAGCCGAAGACATACTCGCAAGTCGCGTATTCAAGGAAGGCGCGCTCGATCTCGATGGCGATGAGGGCGCAGATCGGTCGTAG